Proteins co-encoded in one Nonomuraea helvata genomic window:
- a CDS encoding SIS domain-containing protein, which translates to MTTKMRSEIAEQPAALRATLDALLPRVGEVRAVAEQTRQLLFIARGTSDNAAVYGRYLVESHAGRLAALAAPSIATTYKRRLDLDGVLAVAISQSGRTEEIVETLAWAKECGATTVGITNGGEQSPLAQAADVALCTVAGEEKAVPATKTYTTQLAALAVLALGLGADVDADDLRRVPEAVEKLIAEPGDLDAVVEGLSDKPGVVVSGRGLAFSTALETALKLKEACYLHAMGLSYADLLHGPIAVVDADTPALLVAAQNSPTLSGTIALAERVVAAGAAAYTIGGGEALARAGTAALNGPDLPEWVAPMGLIVPGQLLTEALARRLGIDPDAPRGLNKVTQTD; encoded by the coding sequence ATGACCACGAAGATGCGCAGCGAGATCGCCGAGCAGCCGGCCGCGCTGCGGGCCACGCTGGACGCCCTGCTGCCGAGGGTCGGTGAGGTGAGGGCGGTGGCCGAGCAGACTCGCCAACTGCTGTTCATCGCACGGGGCACCTCCGACAACGCAGCAGTGTACGGGCGGTACCTGGTCGAATCACACGCGGGCCGCCTGGCCGCGCTCGCCGCGCCCTCGATCGCGACCACGTACAAGCGCCGGCTCGACCTGGACGGGGTGCTGGCCGTCGCGATCTCCCAGTCGGGGCGCACGGAGGAGATCGTCGAGACGCTGGCCTGGGCCAAGGAGTGCGGGGCCACGACCGTCGGCATCACGAACGGGGGCGAGCAGAGCCCCCTCGCGCAGGCCGCCGACGTGGCTCTGTGCACGGTCGCCGGGGAGGAGAAGGCCGTTCCCGCGACCAAGACGTACACGACGCAGCTCGCCGCGCTGGCCGTGCTCGCGCTGGGCCTGGGCGCCGACGTGGACGCGGACGACCTGCGGCGGGTGCCCGAGGCGGTGGAGAAGCTGATCGCCGAGCCGGGCGATCTGGACGCCGTGGTCGAGGGGCTGTCCGACAAGCCGGGCGTCGTCGTGTCCGGGCGCGGGCTGGCGTTCTCGACGGCCCTGGAGACGGCGCTGAAGCTCAAGGAGGCGTGCTACCTGCACGCCATGGGCCTGTCGTACGCCGACCTGCTGCACGGCCCCATCGCCGTGGTCGACGCCGACACCCCGGCGCTGCTGGTCGCCGCCCAGAACAGCCCGACGCTGTCCGGGACGATCGCGCTGGCCGAGCGGGTGGTGGCCGCGGGCGCGGCGGCGTACACGATCGGGGGCGGCGAGGCGCTGGCACGGGCGGGCACGGCCGCGCTGAACGGCCCTGACCTGCCCGAATGGGTGGCGCCGATGGGCCTGATCGTGCCGGGGCAGCTGCTCACGGAGGCGCTGGCCCGCCGGCTCGGCATCGATCCCGACGCGCCGCGCGGGCTGAACAAGGTCACCCAGACCGACTGA
- a CDS encoding GntR family transcriptional regulator, with translation MAHIDPDSPVPKYFQLREILLDLIDSDELSIGAAIPSERELCQRFGLSRMTVRQAVDHLVSEGRLHRVPGKGTFVARPKIELALQLTSFTDDMRARGMIPGSRDLDRRIVRASAHLAKELGIQPGEEVHFIERLRTADGEPLSIERAHIPVKLAPDLGSLDLSDKSLYELLESRYGLVMDAGELTIDGGIADPSDADLLKLPRGGAVLLLQRRSFAGGVCAELGVSTYRADRYQLRTILEMPVRRG, from the coding sequence GTGGCGCACATCGATCCGGACAGCCCGGTGCCCAAGTACTTCCAGCTACGCGAGATCCTGCTGGACCTCATTGACAGCGACGAGCTCAGCATCGGGGCGGCCATCCCGTCCGAGCGGGAGCTCTGCCAGCGCTTCGGCCTGTCCAGGATGACCGTGCGGCAGGCCGTCGACCATCTCGTGTCCGAGGGCCGCCTGCATCGCGTGCCGGGCAAGGGGACGTTCGTCGCGCGGCCCAAGATCGAACTGGCCCTGCAGCTGACGTCGTTCACCGACGACATGCGGGCACGAGGCATGATCCCGGGCTCGCGCGACCTCGACCGCCGGATCGTGCGGGCCAGCGCCCACCTGGCCAAGGAGCTGGGGATCCAGCCGGGCGAGGAGGTGCACTTCATCGAGCGGCTGCGGACGGCCGACGGGGAGCCGCTGTCCATCGAACGGGCGCACATCCCGGTCAAGCTCGCGCCCGACCTGGGCTCCCTGGATCTGTCGGACAAATCGCTGTACGAGCTGCTGGAGAGCCGCTACGGCCTGGTCATGGACGCCGGCGAGCTCACCATCGACGGCGGCATCGCCGACCCGAGCGACGCCGACCTGCTGAAGCTGCCGCGTGGCGGGGCCGTACTGTTGCTGCAACGCAGGTCGTTCGCCGGTGGGGTCTGTGCGGAGCTGGGCGTGTCCACCTACCGCGCGGACCGCTACCAGCTACGCACCATCCTGGAAATGCCCGTAAGACGGGGCTGA
- a CDS encoding PTS transporter subunit EIIC, with product MNETTAARPSPFARVMTVLQRLGRSLMLPIAALPAAALLLRFGQPDMLGSNGAEPGGLADVAGFAWMNQVAEVLAAAGAALLENLPLLFAVGVAIGFARKSDGSTALAAVVGYLVFDRVSKVMFFGSDIRDTILVKEVQAQGVKEVIDYGMQNPTKVLGGIVMGLVTALLWQRFHRIKLPSWLAFFGGRRFVPIITSIMALVIGVLFGWLWPVIGEWIRHAGEALTSIGPIGTGIYGLVNRLLIPLGLHHFVNSVVWYVVPQCEVGGRVLGGDWNCYFGGAPHSGQFMAGFFPIMMFALPAAALAMWRAAPPHRRATVGGIMLSAALASFVTGITEPIEFAFIFVAPLLLVVHAVLTGLAMALTTLIGGQLGFGFSAGLLDMLLNASKANTANLAGILILGVVYGVVYYVVFTFLIRKLNIMTPGREPEPDVDSGET from the coding sequence GTGAACGAGACCACCGCCGCCCGGCCTTCGCCGTTCGCTCGTGTGATGACCGTGCTCCAGCGGCTGGGCCGCTCCCTCATGCTGCCCATCGCCGCCCTGCCCGCAGCAGCCCTGCTGCTGCGCTTCGGCCAGCCCGACATGCTGGGCTCCAACGGCGCCGAGCCGGGAGGCCTGGCGGACGTGGCCGGGTTCGCCTGGATGAACCAGGTGGCCGAGGTGCTGGCCGCGGCCGGCGCGGCGCTCCTCGAGAACCTGCCGCTGCTGTTCGCCGTGGGGGTGGCGATCGGCTTCGCCCGAAAGTCCGACGGCTCCACCGCGCTCGCCGCCGTGGTCGGTTACCTGGTCTTCGACCGGGTCAGCAAGGTGATGTTCTTCGGCTCGGACATCAGGGACACCATCCTCGTCAAGGAGGTCCAGGCCCAGGGCGTCAAGGAGGTCATCGACTACGGCATGCAGAACCCGACCAAGGTCCTCGGCGGCATCGTCATGGGCCTGGTCACCGCGCTGCTCTGGCAGCGCTTCCACCGGATCAAGCTGCCGTCCTGGCTGGCGTTCTTCGGTGGGCGCAGATTCGTACCGATCATCACCTCGATCATGGCGCTGGTCATCGGCGTGCTCTTCGGCTGGCTCTGGCCGGTGATCGGCGAGTGGATCCGCCACGCGGGCGAGGCCCTGACCTCGATCGGCCCGATAGGGACCGGGATCTACGGCCTGGTCAACCGCCTGCTGATCCCTCTGGGCCTGCACCACTTCGTCAACTCGGTCGTCTGGTACGTGGTGCCGCAGTGCGAGGTCGGCGGCCGTGTGCTGGGCGGCGACTGGAACTGCTACTTCGGCGGCGCCCCGCACTCCGGCCAGTTCATGGCCGGCTTCTTCCCGATCATGATGTTCGCCCTGCCCGCCGCCGCCCTGGCCATGTGGCGCGCGGCCCCGCCGCACCGCCGGGCCACGGTGGGCGGCATCATGCTGTCGGCCGCCCTGGCGTCCTTCGTCACGGGGATCACCGAGCCGATCGAGTTCGCCTTCATCTTCGTGGCGCCCCTGCTGCTGGTGGTGCACGCCGTGCTGACCGGCCTGGCCATGGCCCTGACCACGTTGATCGGCGGCCAACTGGGCTTCGGCTTCTCAGCGGGCCTGCTGGACATGCTGCTGAACGCCAGCAAGGCGAATACCGCGAACCTTGCCGGAATACTGATATTGGGCGTCGTTTACGGAGTGGTGTACTACGTGGTCTTCACGTTCCTCATCCGCAAGCTCAACATCATGACCCCGGGCCGCGAACCCGAGCCGGACGTCGATTCGGGCGAAACCTAA
- a CDS encoding Rv3235 family protein encodes MSPAPRVGITPAPEPAYDEDQPPETPRTHGALALDPMVWGPPGAVPDERRLRHLGQALAEVLAGRRPAETVADKLTDRAYRELIQAGPMIQTARPPFAGSVHVKEPRDGVVEMCLLIHCGERDHVLAVRLERRGVRWLCTDFETA; translated from the coding sequence GTGTCACCCGCCCCCCGCGTCGGCATCACCCCCGCCCCCGAGCCCGCGTACGACGAGGACCAGCCGCCCGAGACTCCCCGGACCCACGGCGCCCTGGCCCTGGACCCGATGGTCTGGGGGCCGCCAGGGGCCGTCCCCGACGAGCGCAGGCTGCGCCACCTGGGACAGGCCCTGGCCGAGGTGCTGGCGGGCCGGCGTCCTGCGGAGACCGTGGCCGACAAGCTCACGGACCGCGCCTACCGGGAGCTCATCCAGGCGGGGCCGATGATCCAGACGGCCCGGCCGCCGTTCGCGGGAAGCGTGCACGTGAAGGAGCCCCGCGACGGCGTGGTGGAGATGTGCCTGCTCATCCATTGCGGGGAGCGCGACCACGTACTCGCCGTACGCCTCGAACGGAGAGGCGTGCGATGGCTCTGCACGGACTTCGAGACGGCTTAG
- the secA gene encoding preprotein translocase subunit SecA — MAAILDKILRAGEGKTLRKLKRIADQVNSIEDDFTSLSDAELRALTAEFKQRHADGESLDDLLPEAFATVREAARRVLGQRPYDVQIMGGANLHLGNISEMKTGEGKTLTCTLPAYLNAISGKGVHVVTVNDYLAKRDAETMGRIHRFLGLEVGCIIAGQQPDERRKQYEADITYGTNNEFGFDYLRDNMAWSLEECAQRGHNFAIVDEVDSILIDEARTPLIISGPGEQSGKWYQEFAKIAPRLRRGVEAKNPGEESTGDYIVDEKKRTVGILESGVEKVEDWLGIDNLYKPEHTHLVGFLNNALKAKELFKKDKDYIVADGEVLIVDEFTGRILHGRRYNEGMHQAIEAKEGVKIKDENQTLATVTLQNYFRLYDKLAGMTGTAATEANEFHQTYKLGVVPIPTNRPMVRKDQADVVYKNEDAKFNAVVDDIKQRYEAGQPVLVGTTSVEKSERLSKALKRRGVPHEVLNAKNHAREASIIAEAGRKGAVTVATNMAGRGTDIMLGGNSEFRADLELRQRGLDPVETPEEYEKAYPEALEKARAAVKAEHDEVTKLGGLYVLGTERHESRRIDNQLRGRSGRQGDPGESRFYLSLGDDLMRLFNSARVEMIMTRLQIPDDQPIESNIVSKAIASAQHQVEQQNFEIRKEVLKYDEVMNRQRKVIYAERLRVLEGADLHEQVRGFIGNVIEGYVQGATSEGFAEEWDLDKLWKAFGELYPISVRIDDLIEEAGSREELSAEFITEKVKADALAAYDKREEEFGPETMRDLERRVILSVLDRKWREHLYEMDYLREGIGMRAYAQKDPQIEYQREGFEMFAAMLEGIKEDSVGFLFNLEVEVQENPIVEEEDAAIAETRSIIARGLRGPERPAELEYSAPGEQGEVEHVKVRTTSAERAAYGNVERNAPCPCGSGKKYKRCHGDPKNAA; from the coding sequence TGCTTCCCGAAGCGTTCGCGACCGTGCGCGAGGCGGCCCGCCGCGTGCTCGGCCAGCGGCCGTACGACGTGCAGATCATGGGCGGCGCCAACCTTCACCTTGGCAACATCTCGGAGATGAAGACCGGTGAGGGCAAGACGCTGACCTGTACGCTGCCGGCGTACCTCAACGCGATCTCCGGCAAGGGCGTCCACGTCGTCACGGTCAACGACTACCTGGCCAAGCGCGACGCCGAGACCATGGGTCGCATCCACCGCTTCCTCGGCCTCGAGGTCGGCTGCATCATCGCCGGCCAGCAGCCGGACGAGCGGCGCAAGCAGTACGAGGCCGACATCACGTACGGCACCAACAACGAGTTCGGTTTCGACTACCTCCGCGACAACATGGCCTGGTCGCTGGAGGAGTGCGCGCAGCGCGGCCACAACTTCGCGATCGTCGACGAGGTCGACTCGATCCTGATCGACGAGGCCCGCACGCCGCTGATCATCTCCGGCCCCGGCGAGCAGTCGGGCAAGTGGTACCAGGAGTTCGCCAAGATCGCGCCGCGGCTGCGCAGGGGCGTCGAGGCGAAGAACCCGGGCGAGGAGAGCACCGGCGACTACATCGTCGACGAGAAGAAGCGCACGGTCGGCATCCTGGAGTCCGGCGTCGAGAAGGTCGAGGACTGGCTCGGCATCGACAACCTCTACAAGCCCGAGCACACCCACCTGGTCGGCTTCCTGAACAACGCGCTCAAGGCGAAAGAGCTGTTCAAGAAGGACAAGGACTACATCGTCGCCGACGGTGAGGTGCTGATCGTCGACGAGTTCACCGGCCGCATCCTCCACGGGCGCCGCTACAACGAGGGCATGCACCAGGCCATCGAGGCCAAAGAGGGCGTGAAGATCAAGGACGAGAACCAGACTCTCGCCACGGTCACCCTGCAGAACTACTTCCGCCTGTACGACAAGCTCGCCGGCATGACCGGTACGGCCGCCACCGAGGCCAACGAGTTCCACCAGACGTACAAGCTGGGCGTCGTCCCCATCCCGACCAACCGCCCGATGGTCCGCAAGGACCAGGCGGACGTGGTCTACAAGAACGAGGACGCCAAGTTCAACGCGGTGGTCGACGACATCAAGCAGCGCTACGAGGCCGGGCAGCCGGTTCTCGTCGGCACCACCTCGGTGGAGAAGTCGGAGCGGCTGTCCAAGGCGCTCAAGCGCCGTGGCGTGCCGCACGAGGTGCTCAACGCTAAGAACCACGCGCGTGAGGCGTCGATCATCGCCGAGGCCGGGCGCAAGGGCGCCGTCACCGTGGCCACCAACATGGCCGGTCGAGGCACCGACATCATGCTGGGCGGCAACTCCGAGTTCCGCGCCGACCTCGAGCTGCGCCAGCGCGGCCTCGACCCGGTCGAGACGCCGGAGGAGTACGAGAAGGCCTACCCCGAGGCGCTGGAGAAGGCCAGGGCGGCGGTCAAGGCCGAGCACGACGAGGTCACCAAGCTCGGCGGCCTCTACGTCCTCGGCACCGAGCGCCACGAGTCCCGCCGCATCGACAACCAGCTCCGCGGCCGCTCCGGCCGTCAGGGTGACCCGGGCGAGTCGCGGTTCTACCTGTCGCTCGGCGACGACCTCATGCGCCTGTTCAACTCGGCCAGGGTCGAGATGATCATGACCAGGTTGCAGATCCCCGACGACCAGCCGATCGAGTCCAACATCGTCTCCAAGGCGATCGCCTCCGCCCAGCACCAGGTCGAGCAGCAGAACTTCGAGATCCGCAAGGAAGTTCTGAAGTACGACGAGGTGATGAACCGCCAGCGCAAGGTCATCTACGCCGAGCGCCTCCGCGTGCTGGAGGGCGCCGACCTGCACGAGCAGGTGCGCGGCTTCATCGGCAACGTGATCGAGGGCTACGTGCAGGGCGCCACCTCCGAGGGCTTCGCCGAGGAGTGGGACCTCGACAAGCTCTGGAAGGCGTTCGGCGAGCTCTACCCGATCTCGGTGCGGATCGACGACCTCATCGAGGAGGCCGGCTCCCGTGAGGAGCTGTCCGCCGAGTTCATCACCGAGAAGGTCAAGGCCGACGCGCTCGCGGCGTACGACAAGCGCGAGGAGGAGTTCGGCCCCGAGACCATGCGCGACCTGGAGCGCCGCGTGATTCTCTCGGTCCTCGACCGGAAGTGGCGCGAGCACCTCTACGAGATGGACTACCTGCGCGAGGGCATCGGCATGCGGGCCTACGCGCAGAAGGACCCGCAGATCGAGTACCAGCGCGAGGGCTTCGAGATGTTCGCCGCGATGCTCGAGGGCATCAAGGAGGACTCCGTCGGCTTCCTGTTCAACCTCGAGGTGGAGGTGCAGGAGAACCCGATCGTCGAGGAGGAGGACGCGGCCATCGCGGAGACCCGCTCGATCATCGCGCGCGGGCTGCGCGGCCCCGAGCGGCCGGCCGAGCTCGAATACTCGGCGCCCGGTGAGCAGGGCGAGGTCGAGCACGTCAAGGTCCGCACCACTTCGGCGGAGCGGGCGGCGTACGGCAACGTGGAGCGTAACGCGCCCTGCCCGTGCGGCTCCGGCAAGAAGTACAAGCGCTGCCACGGCGATCCCAAGAACGCCGCCTGA